A single region of the Devosia sp. FJ2-5-3 genome encodes:
- a CDS encoding NAD-dependent epimerase/dehydratase family protein, whose protein sequence is MSRIVVIGGSGHVGSYLVPRLVALGHEVVNVSRGAAKPYRPHHAWDGIGQVALDRVAEEKAGQFGQRIADLQPDIVVDMIAFDLDSTRHIVEALRGKIEHYLFCSSIWVYGRLTTIPSTEVEPPNPIDSYGQGKADSEAFLMREARVNGFPATCFRPGHIVGEGWNPITPQGNADPETFSLIARGERLVLPNNGLETVHHVHADDVAQWIVCAIENRAPSLGEVFNTVSEQAVTLRGYAEAVYRWFGQVPDIGYQPLEAWLAALPEDARENTRGHVIRSSCHSIQKSRQRLGYAPRYTSLEAVQESLRALIAMGRVKAPNPMD, encoded by the coding sequence ATGTCCAGGATCGTAGTGATTGGTGGTAGCGGGCATGTCGGCAGTTATCTCGTGCCACGGCTGGTTGCGCTGGGCCATGAGGTCGTCAATGTCAGCCGCGGCGCAGCAAAGCCATATCGGCCGCACCATGCCTGGGACGGAATTGGGCAGGTGGCGCTCGATCGTGTGGCCGAGGAGAAGGCCGGGCAGTTCGGCCAGAGGATCGCCGACCTGCAGCCCGACATTGTCGTCGACATGATCGCCTTTGATCTCGACAGCACGCGGCACATCGTCGAAGCCTTGCGCGGCAAGATCGAGCACTACCTCTTTTGCAGTTCGATCTGGGTTTATGGCCGGCTGACGACGATCCCGTCGACCGAAGTCGAGCCGCCCAATCCCATCGACAGCTACGGCCAGGGCAAGGCCGATAGCGAGGCTTTTCTGATGCGCGAAGCGCGGGTGAACGGTTTTCCTGCCACCTGCTTCCGTCCCGGCCATATCGTTGGCGAGGGCTGGAACCCCATCACGCCGCAGGGCAATGCGGACCCGGAGACTTTTTCGCTCATTGCCCGCGGCGAGCGGCTGGTGCTGCCCAATAATGGGCTCGAAACCGTTCATCACGTGCACGCGGACGATGTGGCGCAGTGGATCGTCTGTGCCATCGAGAACAGGGCGCCGTCGCTTGGCGAGGTCTTCAACACCGTGTCCGAACAGGCGGTCACCCTGCGCGGCTATGCGGAGGCCGTTTATCGCTGGTTTGGCCAGGTGCCTGACATCGGATACCAGCCACTCGAGGCATGGCTCGCCGCTCTGCCGGAGGATGCCCGCGAAAACACGCGGGGGCATGTCATCCGCAGTTCATGCCATTCGATCCAAAAGAGCCGTCAGCGTCTCGGCTATGCGCCGCGCTATACCAGCCTTGAGGCGGTGCAGGAATCGTTGCGCGCGCTCATCGCCATGGGGCGCGTCAAAGCGCCCAATCCTATGGATTGA
- a CDS encoding GNAT family N-acetyltransferase, with amino-acid sequence MTRAGPGSEDPHSALSLETAKAGLRLRFLTGADAPVLRELVLRNSRHLTRHGDYRELVDMSADSLADELSKRDGRTWRFGIFLDHSLIGRVDLIGVEPPRYSVGYWLSEHAAGQGNASASLRAVIAFARSGLVASDIYAGVTHGNTPSQNLLRRLGFTPVATFPDYRRFHLPLGRDMIGPTA; translated from the coding sequence ATGACAAGGGCAGGGCCGGGGAGCGAAGATCCGCACTCGGCCCTCTCGCTTGAGACTGCCAAAGCCGGTCTCCGCCTCCGGTTCCTGACCGGCGCCGATGCGCCAGTCCTGCGCGAGCTGGTCCTGCGCAATTCCCGGCATTTGACCCGCCACGGCGATTACCGAGAGCTGGTAGACATGTCCGCCGACAGTCTGGCGGATGAGCTGTCCAAGAGGGATGGCCGAACATGGCGCTTCGGCATCTTTCTCGATCATTCGCTGATCGGCAGGGTGGACCTGATCGGCGTGGAGCCGCCCCGCTACAGCGTCGGCTACTGGCTGTCCGAACATGCCGCCGGGCAGGGCAACGCGTCCGCTTCCCTCCGGGCCGTTATTGCGTTCGCCCGCTCGGGCCTTGTGGCCTCGGATATCTATGCCGGGGTTACCCACGGGAACACACCAAGCCAAAACCTGCTGCGTCGGCTGGGATTTACTCCTGTCGCGACATTTCCCGACTACAGGCGATTTCATCTCCCCCTTGGCCGGGATATGATCGGTCCAACAGCCTGA
- the eno gene encoding phosphopyruvate hydratase, translating into MSSIIHVLGRQIYDSRGNPTVEVDVVLDDGSFGRAAVPSGASTGAHEAVELRDGGKLYNGKGVTEAVENVNTVIAEEIEGLDGLDQLAVDAAMIELDGTPNKSRLGANAILGVSLAVAKAAAESSELPFYRYIGGPNAHVLPVPMMNIINGGEHADNPIDMQEFMILPAGAETIADAIRIGSEIFHTLKKGLSAEGHNTNVGDEGGFAPNLGSADEALGFIMRSIEKAGYKPGEDVFLGLDCAATEYYKNGKYEMVGEGKSLSSDENVRFLEDLANRYPIITIEDGMAEDDWDGWKALTEAIGKRVQLVGDDLFVTNTQRLVSGIKMGVANSILVKVNQIGSLSETLDAVETAHRAGYTSVMSHRSGETEDSTIADLAVALNCGQIKTGSLSRSDRMAKYNQLIRIEEQLGTSARYAGYSVVKGR; encoded by the coding sequence ATGTCGTCTATCATTCACGTCTTGGGTCGCCAGATCTATGACAGCCGCGGCAACCCCACCGTCGAAGTCGATGTCGTTCTGGACGATGGCAGCTTCGGCCGCGCGGCCGTTCCCTCCGGTGCGTCCACAGGCGCCCACGAGGCGGTAGAGCTGCGCGACGGCGGCAAGCTCTATAACGGCAAGGGCGTCACCGAGGCGGTCGAGAACGTCAACACGGTCATCGCCGAAGAAATCGAAGGTCTTGATGGCCTCGACCAGCTCGCAGTCGACGCCGCCATGATCGAACTCGACGGCACCCCCAACAAGAGCCGTCTCGGCGCCAACGCCATCCTCGGCGTGTCGCTGGCCGTTGCCAAGGCCGCCGCCGAGTCGAGCGAGCTGCCGTTCTACCGCTATATCGGCGGACCGAACGCCCATGTCCTGCCGGTGCCGATGATGAACATCATCAATGGCGGCGAGCATGCCGACAACCCGATCGACATGCAGGAATTCATGATCCTGCCCGCCGGCGCCGAAACCATTGCCGACGCCATCCGCATCGGCTCGGAAATCTTCCACACCCTCAAGAAGGGTCTCTCCGCCGAAGGCCACAACACCAATGTCGGCGACGAAGGCGGCTTTGCCCCCAATCTCGGTTCGGCCGATGAAGCGCTCGGCTTCATCATGCGCTCGATCGAAAAGGCCGGCTACAAGCCCGGCGAGGACGTGTTCCTCGGCCTCGACTGCGCCGCCACCGAATATTACAAGAACGGCAAGTACGAGATGGTCGGCGAAGGCAAGTCGCTCTCCTCGGACGAAAATGTCCGCTTCCTCGAAGATCTGGCCAATCGCTACCCGATCATCACCATCGAAGACGGCATGGCCGAGGACGACTGGGATGGCTGGAAGGCCCTGACCGAAGCCATCGGCAAGCGCGTGCAGCTCGTGGGCGACGATCTTTTCGTCACCAACACCCAGCGCCTCGTATCGGGCATCAAGATGGGCGTCGCCAACTCGATCCTCGTCAAGGTCAACCAGATCGGCTCGCTGTCCGAGACGCTCGACGCCGTCGAGACCGCGCACCGCGCCGGCTACACCTCGGTCATGTCGCACCGTTCGGGCGAAACCGAGGACTCGACCATTGCCGACCTCGCCGTGGCGCTCAACTGCGGTCAGATCAAGACCGGCTCGCTGTCGCGTTCGGATCGCATGGCCAAGTACAACCAGCTGATCCGCATCGAAGAGCAGCTGGGCACCTCGGCCCGCTACGCCGGCTACTCGGTGGTCAAGGGCCGCTGA
- a CDS encoding AMP nucleosidase gives MTIISPPRLETQSFTDPEAAWAHIAHIYRRNCDFIRGHLQALAQGVIPEGRVRAYYPQVEVRSTSYSRHESTLPYGYLHTPGIYRTTVTAPDLFRTYFQDQFAVLLSNHGGTIDIGESETPIPLHFALPPHEHVDGAALNALHIPLRDVFDAPDLAHTDDEIANGTYVPPRGGPYPLSAFTAPRVDYSLFRLAHYTGTGAEHFQNFVIFTNYQFYIDEFCRVAKHWMSEGHPHYSRFIEPGNVATDNMLTGGGTTGEPPPRTPQMPAYHLVAEKGRGITMVNIGVGPANAKTITDHIAVLRPHAWIMLGHCAGLRNSQELGDYVLAHAYVREDHVLDADLPLTVPVPALAEVQVALEQAVEEITQTEGIETKKIMRTGTVATFDNRNWELRDQTEIVRQLSQSRAVALDMESATIAANGFRFRVPYGTLLCVSDKPLHGELKLPGMASDFYRTQVNRHLQIGLRAMEILRDQPAERLHSRKLRSFAETAFQ, from the coding sequence ATCTACCGCCGCAATTGCGATTTCATCCGCGGCCATCTGCAGGCGCTCGCACAGGGAGTGATCCCCGAGGGCCGGGTTCGTGCCTATTACCCGCAGGTGGAGGTGCGCTCGACCAGCTATTCGCGCCATGAAAGCACCCTGCCCTATGGGTATCTGCATACGCCGGGCATCTACCGCACGACGGTGACGGCGCCCGACCTGTTCCGCACATATTTTCAGGATCAGTTCGCCGTGCTGCTGAGCAATCATGGCGGCACGATCGATATCGGGGAGTCGGAAACGCCGATCCCACTGCACTTCGCCCTGCCCCCGCATGAACATGTGGATGGCGCCGCTCTCAACGCCCTGCACATTCCCCTGCGCGACGTGTTCGACGCACCGGATCTGGCGCACACGGACGACGAGATCGCCAATGGCACCTATGTGCCGCCGCGCGGCGGACCCTACCCGCTGTCCGCTTTCACCGCGCCCCGCGTCGACTACTCGCTGTTCCGGCTCGCGCACTATACCGGCACCGGAGCCGAGCATTTCCAGAATTTCGTGATCTTCACGAACTACCAGTTTTACATCGACGAATTCTGCCGCGTCGCCAAGCATTGGATGAGCGAAGGCCATCCACACTACAGCCGCTTCATCGAGCCGGGCAATGTGGCGACCGACAACATGCTGACCGGTGGTGGCACGACGGGCGAACCGCCGCCGCGCACACCGCAGATGCCGGCCTACCATCTGGTGGCTGAAAAGGGCCGCGGCATCACCATGGTCAATATCGGCGTGGGGCCGGCCAACGCCAAGACCATCACCGACCACATCGCCGTGCTGCGCCCCCATGCCTGGATCATGCTTGGCCATTGCGCAGGCCTCAGGAACAGCCAGGAGCTCGGCGACTATGTGTTGGCCCACGCCTATGTGCGCGAGGACCATGTGCTCGACGCCGATTTGCCGCTGACCGTGCCTGTGCCGGCGCTGGCCGAAGTGCAGGTGGCGCTCGAACAGGCGGTGGAGGAGATCACCCAGACCGAGGGGATCGAGACCAAGAAGATCATGCGTACCGGCACGGTCGCAACCTTCGACAACCGCAATTGGGAATTGCGCGACCAGACCGAGATCGTGCGCCAGCTGAGCCAATCCCGCGCGGTGGCACTGGACATGGAAAGCGCCACCATCGCTGCCAACGGTTTCAGGTTCCGCGTGCCCTACGGCACGCTTCTCTGCGTCTCCGACAAGCCGCTGCATGGCGAATTGAAACTGCCCGGCATGGCCTCGGACTTTTATCGTACCCAGGTCAATCGGCATCTGCAGATCGGGCTGCGGGCGATGGAAATCTTGCGCGACCAGCCGGCGGAGCGGCTGCACTCGCGCAAACTGCGCAGCTTTGCGGAGACGGCGTTCCAGTAA
- a CDS encoding MFS transporter has translation MSTATVSPASAPPANSARRVLAASMIGTTIEFFDFYIYATAAVIVFPQLFFPSTDTNSALLSSLATFAIAFLARPIGAAFFGHFGDKVGRKATLVAALLTMGISTVLIGVLPTYGQIGIFAPLLLALCRLGQGLGLGGEWGGAVLLATENAPEGKKAWYGMFPQLGAPVGFFLATTIFLVLAHFLGDEAFMSWGWRVPFLASAVLVIFGLFIRLKITETPEFAKAIEKSERVEVPFVDVFRSHKMSLLLGTMAALATFVLFYIMTVFSLSYGTGALGYGREEFLVLQMVGVVFFGIFIPIAAVLADKFGMRRVMVGVSISIAIFGLILSPLLGSGNVIGVLGFLCIGFALMGMTYGPLGTALAAPFPTAVRYTGASLTFNLGGIFGASFAPYIATWLASTYGLHTVGYYMIIAAVITLVAFGFIRQSAE, from the coding sequence ATGAGCACCGCTACAGTTTCGCCTGCTTCGGCACCGCCCGCCAATTCCGCGCGCCGTGTGCTCGCCGCCAGCATGATCGGCACCACGATCGAGTTCTTCGATTTCTACATCTACGCGACCGCGGCGGTCATCGTTTTCCCCCAGCTGTTCTTTCCGTCCACGGACACGAACTCGGCCCTGTTGAGCTCGCTGGCAACGTTCGCCATTGCCTTCCTCGCCCGGCCGATCGGCGCAGCTTTCTTCGGCCATTTTGGCGACAAGGTTGGCCGCAAGGCGACCCTTGTGGCGGCATTGCTCACCATGGGCATCTCCACGGTTCTCATCGGCGTTCTGCCCACTTACGGGCAGATCGGCATTTTCGCGCCGTTGCTCCTGGCGCTCTGCCGGTTGGGGCAGGGGCTTGGCCTCGGCGGCGAATGGGGCGGGGCGGTTCTGCTCGCCACCGAAAACGCGCCCGAGGGCAAGAAGGCCTGGTATGGCATGTTCCCGCAGCTGGGGGCGCCGGTTGGCTTTTTCCTCGCCACCACCATCTTCCTTGTCCTCGCCCATTTCCTTGGTGATGAGGCGTTCATGAGCTGGGGCTGGCGCGTGCCGTTCCTCGCCAGCGCGGTCCTCGTCATCTTCGGGCTGTTCATCCGCCTCAAGATCACCGAGACGCCTGAATTCGCCAAGGCCATCGAGAAGTCCGAGCGCGTCGAGGTGCCCTTTGTGGACGTGTTCCGCTCGCACAAGATGAGCCTTCTGCTCGGGACCATGGCGGCACTGGCGACCTTCGTGCTGTTCTACATCATGACCGTCTTCTCGCTCAGCTATGGCACGGGTGCGCTGGGCTATGGCCGCGAGGAATTCCTCGTGCTGCAGATGGTGGGCGTGGTGTTCTTCGGCATCTTTATTCCCATCGCAGCCGTGCTCGCCGACAAGTTCGGCATGCGCCGCGTCATGGTGGGGGTGTCGATCAGCATCGCCATCTTCGGGCTCATCCTCTCGCCCCTGCTGGGCTCGGGCAATGTCATCGGCGTGCTGGGGTTCCTCTGCATCGGCTTTGCCTTGATGGGCATGACCTATGGCCCGCTCGGCACGGCGCTCGCCGCACCGTTCCCGACTGCGGTGCGCTATACCGGCGCCTCGCTGACCTTCAACCTCGGCGGCATCTTCGGCGCATCGTTCGCGCCCTATATCGCCACCTGGCTGGCTTCGACCTATGGCCTGCACACGGTCGGCTACTACATGATCATCGCGGCCGTGATCACGCTCGTCGCCTTCGGCTTTATCCGCCAGAGCGCCGAATAA
- a CDS encoding CTP synthase: MARYVFITGGVVSSLGKGLASAALGAVLQARGYKVRLRKLDPYLNVDPGTMSPTQHGEVFVTDDGAETDLDLGHYERFTGRAANKRDNITSGRIYSDLLSKERKGEFLGATVQVIPHVTDAIKAFVLDGNEDFDFVLVEIGGTVGDIEGLPFFEAIRQLGNELPRGQVAYLHLTLMPYIPSAGELKTKPTQHSVKELRSIGIAPDVLLVRCDRPIPDGEKKKLSLFCNVRESAVIQGLDVASIYDVPVAYHKEGLDREILAAFGITDAPTPDLTAWEEVSRRYHNPEGEVNIAIVGKYTGLKDAYKSLSEALTHGGIANKVKVNLQWIDSEVFERDEPAPYLEHVHGILVPGGFGERGSAGKIEAARFARIKDVPYFGICFGMQMACIEAARNTAGIKNASSTEFGPTKEPIVGMMTEWVKGNETEKRETEGNLGGTLRLGAYPAQLVRGSRVADIYGSTRITERHRHRYEVNMDYRKLLEKNGLLFSGVSPDGKLPEIVERTDHPWFIGVQFHPELKSKPFEPHPLFTSFIAAAMDQSRLV, from the coding sequence ATGGCTCGGTACGTTTTCATCACCGGAGGCGTGGTCTCCTCTCTTGGCAAAGGCCTGGCATCGGCGGCTCTTGGCGCTGTGCTCCAGGCTCGCGGCTATAAAGTCCGCCTGAGGAAGCTCGACCCCTATCTCAATGTCGATCCCGGCACCATGTCGCCGACTCAGCACGGCGAAGTCTTCGTCACCGATGACGGTGCGGAGACCGATCTCGACCTGGGGCACTATGAGCGCTTCACGGGTCGTGCCGCCAACAAGCGCGACAATATCACCTCGGGCCGCATCTATTCGGACCTGCTCTCGAAAGAGCGCAAGGGCGAGTTTTTGGGCGCGACGGTGCAGGTGATCCCGCATGTTACCGACGCCATCAAGGCGTTCGTGCTCGACGGCAATGAGGACTTTGATTTCGTCCTCGTCGAGATCGGTGGCACGGTTGGCGATATCGAAGGACTGCCGTTCTTCGAAGCCATCCGCCAGCTCGGCAACGAGTTGCCGCGTGGCCAGGTGGCCTATCTCCATCTGACGCTGATGCCGTATATTCCCTCGGCCGGCGAATTGAAGACCAAGCCAACCCAGCACTCGGTCAAGGAACTGCGCTCGATCGGCATCGCGCCCGACGTGCTGCTTGTCCGCTGCGACCGTCCGATCCCGGATGGCGAAAAGAAGAAGCTCAGCCTCTTCTGCAACGTCCGCGAAAGCGCCGTTATCCAGGGCCTCGACGTGGCTTCGATCTATGACGTGCCGGTTGCCTACCACAAGGAAGGGCTGGATCGCGAAATCCTCGCCGCCTTCGGCATCACCGATGCGCCGACGCCCGATTTGACCGCCTGGGAAGAAGTCTCGCGCCGCTACCACAACCCCGAAGGCGAAGTGAACATCGCCATCGTGGGCAAATATACCGGCCTCAAGGACGCCTACAAATCGCTGTCGGAAGCGCTCACCCATGGCGGCATCGCCAACAAAGTGAAGGTCAATCTGCAGTGGATCGATTCCGAAGTCTTCGAGCGCGACGAGCCGGCGCCCTATCTCGAGCATGTCCATGGCATCCTCGTGCCCGGTGGCTTTGGTGAGCGCGGTTCGGCCGGCAAGATCGAGGCGGCCCGCTTCGCCCGCATCAAGGACGTGCCCTATTTCGGCATCTGCTTTGGCATGCAGATGGCCTGCATCGAGGCCGCCCGCAACACGGCCGGCATCAAGAACGCTTCTTCCACAGAATTCGGCCCGACCAAGGAGCCGATCGTTGGCATGATGACCGAGTGGGTCAAGGGCAACGAGACCGAAAAGCGCGAAACGGAAGGCAATCTCGGCGGCACGCTGCGCCTCGGCGCCTATCCAGCCCAGCTGGTGCGCGGTTCGCGGGTTGCCGACATCTATGGCTCCACCCGCATCACCGAGCGCCATCGTCACCGCTATGAGGTGAACATGGATTACCGCAAGCTGCTTGAGAAGAATGGCCTCCTGTTCTCCGGCGTGTCGCCCGATGGCAAGCTGCCGGAAATCGTCGAGCGCACGGATCACCCGTGGTTCATCGGCGTGCAGTTCCACCCGGAACTCAAGTCCAAGCCGTTCGAGCCGCATCCGCTCTTCACCAGCTTCATCGCCGCCGCGATGGACCAGAGCCGGCTGGTCTAA
- the aqpZ gene encoding aquaporin Z, giving the protein MKRLSAEAFGTFWLVFGGCGSAVLAAGIPELGIGYAGVSLAFGLTVLTMAYAVGHISGGHFNPAVSLGMAIAGRFDFKDVIPYSAAQIIGGSAGGLVLFLIASGVADFAPGGFASNGFGEFSPHGFNLTSVIVAEIVLTAFFMMIILGSTHGNAPVGFAPIAIGLGLTLIHLISIPVSNTSVNPARSIAAAIFADNGAMGQVWVFIAAPLAGAALGAIIWKVLLGRD; this is encoded by the coding sequence ATGAAGCGTCTATCTGCAGAAGCTTTTGGTACATTCTGGCTGGTTTTTGGCGGCTGCGGGTCTGCGGTGCTGGCTGCCGGCATTCCTGAGCTGGGCATTGGCTATGCCGGCGTCTCTCTGGCCTTCGGCCTCACCGTCCTGACCATGGCCTATGCCGTTGGGCACATTTCGGGCGGGCATTTCAATCCGGCCGTTTCGCTGGGCATGGCCATCGCCGGCCGCTTCGACTTCAAGGATGTGATCCCCTACAGCGCCGCCCAGATCATCGGCGGTTCGGCCGGTGGCCTCGTCCTCTTCCTGATCGCCTCCGGCGTTGCCGATTTCGCTCCGGGTGGCTTTGCCTCCAACGGCTTCGGGGAGTTCTCTCCGCATGGCTTCAACCTGACTTCGGTCATCGTCGCCGAAATCGTGCTGACGGCATTCTTCATGATGATCATTCTCGGCTCGACTCACGGCAATGCTCCGGTCGGCTTTGCGCCGATCGCCATCGGCCTCGGCCTGACGCTGATCCATCTGATCTCGATCCCGGTCAGCAATACCTCGGTCAATCCCGCCCGCTCCATCGCCGCGGCGATCTTTGCCGATAACGGCGCCATGGGACAGGTCTGGGTCTTTATCGCAGCCCCGCTCGCCGGTGCTGCGCTGGGCGCCATCATCTGGAAGGTGCTGCTCGGCCGCGACTGA
- the arr gene encoding NAD(+)--rifampin ADP-ribosyltransferase: MYAREQSPDAVFYHGSKADLAVGDLMLPGYKSNFGARKPASWIYFTATLEAAIWGAELAAGDGRERIYIVRPMGPFVDDPNLTDQKFPGNPTQSYRSQQPLEIVGEVESWTGHNPAQLQAMRDSVERLRQAGVEAID, encoded by the coding sequence ATGTATGCACGCGAACAATCGCCCGATGCGGTTTTCTACCACGGGAGCAAGGCCGATCTGGCGGTCGGCGACTTGATGCTTCCCGGCTACAAATCCAATTTCGGCGCTCGCAAACCGGCCTCCTGGATCTATTTCACCGCGACGCTGGAGGCGGCCATCTGGGGCGCCGAACTGGCGGCCGGAGACGGAAGGGAGCGCATCTATATCGTCCGCCCCATGGGGCCGTTCGTCGATGATCCCAACCTCACAGACCAGAAGTTCCCGGGGAACCCGACACAGTCCTATCGGAGCCAGCAGCCGCTCGAAATCGTCGGCGAAGTAGAGAGCTGGACCGGCCACAATCCGGCTCAGCTGCAGGCGATGCGAGACAGTGTCGAGCGTTTGCGGCAGGCCGGCGTCGAGGCGATCGACTGA
- a CDS encoding VOC family protein produces MPLVKQVAHTCIFARDLDAVEAFYRDVIGVAPKFDFKRGENRIGFYLDFGNRTFVEVFLKGESRFDETNQINHICFETDDLDGFIAHVRSKGVDITDKKLGVDHTWQSWLADPSGVKLEIFQYTADSMQFGPDGVECQVNW; encoded by the coding sequence ATGCCGCTCGTAAAGCAAGTCGCCCATACCTGCATCTTTGCTCGTGACCTCGACGCCGTGGAGGCGTTTTACCGCGATGTCATCGGCGTGGCGCCCAAGTTCGACTTCAAGCGCGGCGAAAACCGCATCGGCTTCTATCTCGATTTCGGCAATCGGACCTTTGTGGAAGTGTTCCTCAAGGGCGAGAGCCGGTTCGACGAGACCAACCAGATCAATCACATCTGCTTTGAAACGGACGACCTCGACGGGTTCATCGCCCATGTGCGCAGCAAGGGCGTCGACATCACCGACAAGAAGCTGGGCGTCGACCACACCTGGCAGTCCTGGCTCGCCGACCCGAGCGGGGTCAAGCTCGAGATTTTCCAGTACACCGCGGACTCGATGCAGTTCGGACCCGACGGGGTGGAATGCCAGGTGAACTGGTAA
- a CDS encoding DUF4169 family protein — protein sequence MAEILSLSKARKAKARTEKDATAEANRIKFGRTKAERQKLEAEKSKADRHIDGHKRED from the coding sequence ATGGCCGAGATTCTCTCCCTCTCCAAAGCCCGGAAAGCCAAGGCGCGTACCGAGAAGGACGCGACCGCCGAGGCCAATCGCATAAAGTTTGGGCGCACCAAGGCAGAGCGCCAAAAGCTCGAAGCCGAAAAATCGAAGGCCGATAGACATATCGACGGGCACAAGCGCGAGGACTGA